One window from the genome of Nicotiana sylvestris chromosome 9, ASM39365v2, whole genome shotgun sequence encodes:
- the LOC104226993 gene encoding sugar transporter ERD6-like 7, translating into MKEDIQQSENRLQEEIRAPLITQTYKRATEEQAENGCYEKKQNRCMVYLSTFVAVCGSFAFGSCAGYSSPTQSAIREDLNLSIAEFSLFGSILTFGAMIGAITSGPIADYIGRKGAMRMSSAFCVAGWFAIYFAQGALSLDIGRLATGYGMGVFSYVVPVFIAEIAPRDLRGALTTINQLMICCGVSVAFIIGTMLTWRTLALTGLIPCAILLFGLFIIPESPRWLAKIGHQKEFELALRRLRGKDADISEEAAEIQDYIETLEKLPKVNLFDLFQRRYLSSLIVGVGLMVFQQFGGINGICFYTGSIFESSGFPSDVGTIIYAIIQVPITALGAVLIDRAGRKPLLLVSATGLVIGCILTGTSFYLKGHEIAVKGGPILAVTGILVYIGSFSIGMGAVPWVVMSEIYPINIKGAAGSLATLVNWFGAWACSYTFNFLMTWNSFGTFILYAAVNALSILFVIKIVPETKGRTLEQIQASINAS; encoded by the exons ATGAAGGAAGATATACAGCAAAGTGAGAACAGGTTACAGGAAGAGATAAGAGCTCCTCTCATCACTCAAACATATAAAAGGGCAACAGAAGAACAGGCAGAAAATGGCTGCTACGAGAAGAAACAAAACAGGTGCATGGTTTACCTCAGCACATTTGTGGCTGTCTGTGGCTCCTTTGCATTTGGATCTTGT GCCGGGTATTCATCACCAACACAATCCGCCATCAGAGAAGATCTCAATTTATCTATAGCAGAG TTCTCGCTCTTTGGATCAATATTGACATTTGGTGCGATGATTGGAGCAATCACAAGCGGTCCCATTGCTGATTACATTGGCCGTAAAGGG GCAATGAGAATGTCAAGTGCTTTCTGTGTTGCTGGGTGGTTTGCCATTTACTTTGCTCAG GGAGCTCTTTCTCTGGACATTGGAAGATTGGCAACAGGATATGGAATGGGAGTTTTTTCTTACGTG GTGCCTGTATTTATAGCTGAAATTGCACCTAGAGATTTACGAGGAGCTTTGACAACCATAAACCAG CTGATGATATGTTGTGGAGTCTCAGTTGCCTTCATTATAGGAACTATGCTGACATGGAGGACTTTGGCCTTAACAG gATTAATTCCATGTGCTATTCTCCTTTTCGGTCTCTTTATTATTCCAGAGTCTCCTAGGTGGTTG GCAAAAATAGGACATCAAAAGGAGTTTGAACTTGCACTCCGCAGACTTAGAGGCAAAGATGCTGACATATCTGAGGAGGCAGCTGAAATCCAG GATTATATAGAAACCCTTGAAAAGCTTCCCAAAGTCAACTTGTTTGATTTGTTTCAAAGAAGATACTTGAGCTCACTCATA GTGGGAGTTGGACTTATGGTGTTTCAACAGTTTGGTGGAATCAATGGAATCTGTTTCTACACCGGTAGCATATTTGAGTCCTCAG GGTTCCCCTCTGATGTCGGAACTATAATCTATGCAATTATACAG GTTCCCATCACCGCATTGGGTGCAGTCTTAATTGACAGAGCTGGAAGAAAGCCTCTTTTATTG GTTTCTGCGACAGGACTTGTCATAGGCTGTATACTAACAGGAACCTCATTCTATCTGAAG GGACATGAAATTGCAGTAAAGGGAGGACCAATACTTGCCGTCACAGGCATACTG GTCTATATCGGGTCCTTTTCGATAGGAATGGGAGCAGTTCCCTGGGTTGTAATGTCGGAG ATATATCCAATAAATATTAAAGGGGCTGCTGGGAGCCTTGCAACACTAGTGAATTGGTTTGGGGCATGGGCGTGCTCTTACACTTTCAACTTCCTCATGACCTGGAACTCTTTTG GTACTTTCATTCTTTATGCTGCAGTCAATGCACTCTCAATTTTGTTTGTGATCAAGATAGTACCTGAAACCAAAGGAAGAACTTTGGAACAAATCCAGGCTTCTATTAATGCATCATAA